The window ACAAAATGTACGGAATAGCACTTGACCTGGGTACCAGCGGTTTTAGAGCCCAGCTTATTGATCTTGAAACGAAAGAAACCTTAAAAACAGTCATAACCATGGGTCATCCCCTCCCCGGAGGAAATGTCATGGACCACCTGGATTTTGCAATCACAACAGGTGAGGATGTGGCTCACGGAGTAATTATCGAAACCATCAGGAGGATGTTCCTGAAATTCAATGCCGACCTTTCGAAGGTGGAAAGGCTTGCAGTCTGTGGAAACCCTATCCAGCTTTCCCTTTTCCAGAATCTCGAAATAAGGGACCTTGCATACGCCGGGGAAAACAAACAGAAAATGCTCGGAGTCCAGAATGTAAAAAGAGATGCCCGTGTATTTCCAGCCTCCGAACTTTTCGGAGATACGGATTTGCCTAATTGTGAAGTCATCGTACCCCCTGCGATCAGGCATGAGATCGGAGCCGACGCCCTTGCCATGATGCTGGAAACTGATTTCCTTAGCCAGACCGAACCTGCACTGGTTACAGATTACGGTACAAACGCCGAAATGGCTCTCAAGGTCGGGGACAGGATTATCACTGCAAGTGCTGCCGCAGGCCCTGCGATTGAAGGACAGGGCATAAGTTCCGGCATGCTTGCAAGCCCAGGGGCAATCTGTGACGTGAAACCCGAAGGCGAATACTGGAAAATTATAGTCCTTGATAAAGAGATGGAAAAGCAGGACGCCTACCTTATCCATCCGGTCACAGGTGAGATTAAGGAGTCCTATGGTGGGGAAGCCGTGGGCATCACAGGTACCGGGGTCATCTCGGCTTTTTCCCTGGCCATGAGAAGTGGGCTGATAACAAAATCACCGAAACTTCCCAATGGGAAGCTGATTCTTGGTCCTGGAATTGAAATCACTGAAAAGGACGTCGAAGAAGCCGGAAAAGCCATAGGGGCGATCCGTGCAGCTCACATGACTCTTATCGTGGAGTCCGGAATAAAGTATGAAGACCTTGAGTATGCATACATGTCAGGGGCTTCCGGTGCCTATGTAGACGCTGAAGCTGCCCGCAGGCTCGGGGCCGCCCCGGGTTATGCCAAAAAAATTGTCCAGTTCGGAAACACCTCCCTTGCCCTTGCCCGGGAACTTGTACTGAACAAGTCCAGGCTGGATGATGTAATCGAGGTTGCAAAAAGAATTACTGCCGACCACCTCATGATGGCGACCAGCGATACCTTTAATAACTTCTATCTCTGCGAACTCTCCTACTGGACCATGGGAATGCCGCTTGAAATGTACGACCAGATGCTTGAACTCTACGGATTGCCCAAACTCCCGAAAACCCTGGAACACGCCACCATCGAAAAGCGAGTTAGTAAGGATATAGAGCAGGTCGGAGTCGGCGGGCTTGCCATCCTCAAAGAAATAGGCATAATCCTCGAAGTCCCTGTGGATAAGTGCATCTACTGCCAGAAATGCGTAGAAGAATGCCCTGAAGACGCCCTCGAAATCGTCGAAACCGACGGCAAAAGGATCGCAAAATACGACAGCCAGAAATGTCTCGGCACAAGCTGCCGCCGTTGTGTTAGCGTCTGCCCCGAAAATGCCATCGACATCACCAAACTCCGCATCAAAGGGACAAAATAAGTTGTGGGATTTCTTTTCCCACTTTTTTCCTTTACTGATTCTTTCCCTGCGTAATAATTTCGTCCTCTTGAGCGCAGCGAAAAGGACCGCGTACTCCCGAGGCGCAATTCGGGTGTGTCAGCATCTGCCCTGAAGACGCCATTGACATTACCAAACTCCGCATCACCGGCGCAAAATAAGATTTGTGGGATTTATTTTCCCACTCTTTTTCTTTACTTACAACTTTTTCCTTTCACGTTTTTACAGGACCGAATACAGCATGGATGCCGTCCCTATCCCTAGAGGTTCCATTACAAGTTCAACTCCGTATTTCTCTTGAAGTTCCCTGGAAATTGCGCAGGGAATCCCCGGGGTAGAAATTACGCAGTTTTCGGAAAGTGCCGCTTCGGGGATTGTGTCCGCACAGGGCGTTGCCTCGAAAATAATGGAGAATTTTCTGGGGTTTTCGGGGTCGAAAGGAGTAATCCCAAGACTGAAAACGGTTTTTTCAAGGAGTGCTCTGTCAGCATCGTATCCGTAGACCCTGAAGCCTTTATGTACGAAGTGCGCTACTCCCGGAAAGCCCACCTTTCCCAGGCCAACGGCAAGCACATCCTTTGAATCGGCTTTCAGGTATCTGGAAGCTATCTCCGCATAAATTATGCCTGTACAGGGCTGGTTGTTGGCTATTTTTCCGTTTTTGAGGTTGTGGGCAAGGAAGGTATTGTCATCTGCCATAAG is drawn from Methanosarcina lacustris Z-7289 and contains these coding sequences:
- a CDS encoding methylamine methyltransferase corrinoid protein reductive activase; this translates as MYGIALDLGTSGFRAQLIDLETKETLKTVITMGHPLPGGNVMDHLDFAITTGEDVAHGVIIETIRRMFLKFNADLSKVERLAVCGNPIQLSLFQNLEIRDLAYAGENKQKMLGVQNVKRDARVFPASELFGDTDLPNCEVIVPPAIRHEIGADALAMMLETDFLSQTEPALVTDYGTNAEMALKVGDRIITASAAAGPAIEGQGISSGMLASPGAICDVKPEGEYWKIIVLDKEMEKQDAYLIHPVTGEIKESYGGEAVGITGTGVISAFSLAMRSGLITKSPKLPNGKLILGPGIEITEKDVEEAGKAIGAIRAAHMTLIVESGIKYEDLEYAYMSGASGAYVDAEAARRLGAAPGYAKKIVQFGNTSLALARELVLNKSRLDDVIEVAKRITADHLMMATSDTFNNFYLCELSYWTMGMPLEMYDQMLELYGLPKLPKTLEHATIEKRVSKDIEQVGVGGLAILKEIGIILEVPVDKCIYCQKCVEECPEDALEIVETDGKRIAKYDSQKCLGTSCRRCVSVCPENAIDITKLRIKGTK
- the pylD gene encoding 3-methylornithyl-N6-L-lysine dehydrogenase PylD gives rise to the protein MALLTPEDLKNINRQLQEADSAVRRVTGLDIKGVCKDFYGTTSCGEKIGIVPVTSGNGIIGNFSASLHAITEYFGFDSFVTNMPDVSGYYEAVRNGAQIILMADDNTFLAHNLKNGKIANNQPCTGIIYAEIASRYLKADSKDVLAVGLGKVGFPGVAHFVHKGFRVYGYDADRALLEKTVFSLGITPFDPENPRKFSIIFEATPCADTIPEAALSENCVISTPGIPCAISRELQEKYGVELVMEPLGIGTASMLYSVL